One Pseudomonas entomophila genomic window carries:
- a CDS encoding tryptophan synthase subunit beta, producing MFYVQRDAEGQLLRVEAAAFDGFTDMVPADNAEIQEWFADDVVENSLKQLKQSDLDMIRVLEDLIEVLTAKGVFSITDLPPGAQAKLLSRSTARKALGGLNNLIEEEEEGGLI from the coding sequence ATGTTCTACGTGCAACGCGACGCCGAGGGCCAGTTGCTGCGGGTGGAAGCCGCCGCGTTTGACGGTTTTACCGACATGGTCCCGGCAGACAATGCCGAGATCCAGGAATGGTTCGCCGACGACGTTGTCGAGAACAGCCTCAAGCAGCTCAAGCAGAGCGACCTGGACATGATCCGGGTGCTCGAAGACCTGATCGAAGTGCTGACGGCCAAGGGGGTGTTCAGCATCACCGACCTGCCGCCGGGCGCCCAAGCCAAGCTGCTAAGCCGCTCCACCGCGCGCAAGGCGCTGGGCGGTTTGAACAACCTGATCGAGGAAGAAGAGGAAGGCGGGTTGATCTGA